A single genomic interval of Ruminococcus sp. NK3A76 harbors:
- the csrA gene encoding carbon storage regulator CsrA, which produces MLILSRKKGESLIIGGDIEITVVDVAGDKVRLGIKAPGDVSVLRAELKLTADENKDSAAKVLTPEALAGLLNKK; this is translated from the coding sequence ATGCTTATTCTTTCAAGAAAGAAAGGCGAGTCGCTCATCATCGGCGGTGATATCGAGATCACTGTCGTAGATGTTGCAGGCGATAAGGTAAGGCTCGGCATCAAGGCTCCCGGTGATGTTTCCGTATTAAGAGCAGAGCTCAAGCTGACCGCAGATGAAAACAAGGATTCAGCGGCCAAGGTGCTCACACCGGAGGCTCTTGCCGGTCTTCTCAATAAAAAATAG
- the fliW gene encoding flagellar assembly protein FliW, translating into MQIETRDFGLAEIDEKDVVTFVKPILGFEEYTKFVMIMDQDIQGFAWLQSTEEKELCFIIANAALIEGYKPSVDQETLDALGGEYTEMWLMASIKEEVAKTTVNLKSPLLFNMNSFTAVQAVSEDDLPFRFAIFGGKEK; encoded by the coding sequence ATGCAGATAGAAACCAGAGATTTTGGCTTGGCGGAGATAGATGAAAAGGACGTTGTCACTTTTGTTAAGCCTATACTCGGCTTTGAGGAGTACACAAAGTTTGTGATGATAATGGATCAGGATATCCAGGGCTTTGCGTGGCTCCAGAGCACAGAGGAAAAGGAGCTTTGCTTCATAATCGCAAATGCAGCACTTATAGAAGGCTATAAGCCCTCGGTAGATCAGGAGACGCTCGATGCACTGGGCGGAGAATATACCGAGATGTGGCTCATGGCATCTATAAAGGAGGAGGTCGCCAAGACGACTGTCAACCTCAAGAGCCCGCTTCTTTTCAATATGAACAGCTTTACCGCAGTTCAGGCTGTAAGTGAAGATGATCTTCCTTTCCGCTTTGCAATTTTCGGCGGAAAGGAGAAGTGA